Proteins encoded within one genomic window of Macrotis lagotis isolate mMagLag1 chromosome 3, bilby.v1.9.chrom.fasta, whole genome shotgun sequence:
- the TP53I11 gene encoding tumor protein p53-inducible protein 11 isoform X3 has protein sequence MKSSLLFGNLWGSGSGSLSQLCFSLGLPSWPWPFLTSISLIMWNALYTAEKVIIRWTLLTEACYFGVQFLVTTATLAENGHLSPGALFLLASRLLFILVSIYYYYQVGRRAKKA, from the exons ATGAAATCAAGTTTGCTGTTCGGGAACCTCTGGGGCTCAG gGTCTGGCAGTTTGTCTCAGCTGTGCTTTTCTCTGGGGTTGCCATCATG GCCCTGGCCTTTCCTGACCA GTATCTCTCTCATCATGTGGAATGCTCTCTACACTGCTGAGAAGGTCATTATCCGCTGGACCCTGCTCACTGAGGCCTGTTATTTTGGGGTGCAGTTCTTAG TTACCACCGCCACTCTGGCAGAAAACGGGCACCTCTCTCCAGGGGCTCTGTTCCTTCTTGCCAGTCGCCTCCTCTTCATCCTTGTCAGCATTTACTACTATTACCAAGTGGGCCGGAGAGCCAAGAAGGCCTAG